The proteins below come from a single Aegilops tauschii subsp. strangulata cultivar AL8/78 chromosome 6, Aet v6.0, whole genome shotgun sequence genomic window:
- the LOC123494287 gene encoding uncharacterized protein yields MASPGSVVEIDKHTVPFKINGKSFQKECFRRAFVCFKACWQGFLDGCRPYLAVDATHLTGRWRGQLVAASAVDGHNWLFPVAFGVVEAESEESWVWFLQQLRNIIGTPPGLAIHTDACKGLESAVEIVFPGVEHRECMRHLAHNFKKKFKGKVYDENLWPASYTCSKRKHEHHLRVLYAQNPLVKEYMDAHHGKVWSRSQFNEICKVDYVTSNLAECFNSKFKSVKGLLLWQAFDKMRQMIMIKMALRKRIAETQYVGHQMLPSLIKALHLKARGLKMKCIRSGTYEGEVTYTDTKNRVWRYPVNLSTRECTCRQWQIRGKPCIHALHLMTVIGGADGEVDQYCSEYFSVAKFMSAYADNVPALLGKDQWNIVDPGFKLHAPVITRPPGRPRNQRIRAGEEGRLPKKRACKKCGVLGHIARLCTNAVDASFGEEERWTAANAEENAAAMETEDAVENAAAIEAVENAAANEASCSREKRPRDEEAEDFETMAFDGFEAIREEEEGVIFPTVPLKIIEPIDDRQMVVKCSASGTTPSTPPRGKPQVKPKIKRNKSLKEKSISTRETRSKTVKPAANTRSKSKI; encoded by the exons ATGGCAAGTCCAGGGAGTGTtgtagagattgacaagcatacAGTTCCATTCAAAATAAATGGGAAGTCATTTCAGAAGGAGTGCTTCAGAAGGgcttttgtttgtttcaaggcttgctggcaggggtttctagatggttgcaggccctatttggctgtagatgctacacatttgactggaagatggagaggacagctagtagcagcttctgcagttgatggacacaactggCTATTCCCAGTTGCATTTGGTGTGGTGGAGGCAGAGTCTGAGGAAAGTTGGGTCTGGTTTCTGCAGCAGTTGCGCAACATTATAGGCACACCCCCAGGTTTAGCTATACACACAGATGCTTGCAAGGGTTTAGAGAGTGCAGTGGAAATTGTATTCCCTGGAGTGGAGCATAGGGAATGTATGCGACACCTAGCGCATAATTTCAAAAAGAAGTTCAAAGGTAAAGTTTATGATGAGAACTTATGGCCAGCATCATACACATGCAGCAAAAGGAAGCATGAACACCATTTGAGAGTGTTGTATGCTCAAAATCCTCTTGTGAAGGAGTACATGGATGCACATCATGGTAAGGTGTGGTCAAGAAGCCAATTCAACGAAATCTGCAAAGTAGATTATGTGACCAGTAACCTTGCAGAATGCTTCAATTCAAAGTTCAAGTCAGTGAAAGGGCTCTTGTTGTGGCAAGCATTTGACAAGATGAGGCAAATGATCATGATAAAGATGGCTCTTCGCAAAAGAATTGCAGAAACACAATATGTTGGTCATCAAATGCTCCCATCACTGATTAAGGCATTGCACTTGAAGGCAAGAGGACTGAAGATGAAATGTATTCGATCTGGTACATATGAGGGAGAGGTTACATATACTGACACTAAAAATAGGGTATGGAGGTATCCTGTGAACCTAAGTACTAGAGAATGTACTTGTAGGCAATGGCAGATCCGTGGGAAGCCATGCATACATGCCCTACATCTGATGACCGTTATCGGGGGTGCAGATGGTGAAGTTGATCAATATTGCTCTGAGTATTTCTCTGTTGCCAAATTTATGTCTGCTTATGCTGACAATGTGCCTGCACTATTGGGGAAAGATCAATGGAACATAGTAGATCCAGGGTTCAAACTCCACGCTCCTGTCATTACTAGACCACCAGGAAGACCAAGGAACCAGAGGATTAGAGCAGGTGAGGAGGGTCGTCTACCAAAGAAGCGTGCTTGCAAAAAATGTGGAGTTCTGGGGCATATTGCTAGGCTTTGTACCAATGCAGTGGATGCATCATTTGGAGAGGAGGAAAGATGGACAGCAGCCAATGCtgaggagaatgcagcagcaatggagactgaagatgcagtggagaatgcagcagcaattgaagcagtggagaatgcagcagcaaatGAAGCATCTTG CTCTAGGGAGAAAAGGCCAAGAGATGAAGAAGCAGAAGATTTTGAAACCATGGCCTTTGATGGTTTTGAAGCTAtaagagaggaagaggagggggtaATTTTTCCAACTGTGCCTTTAAAGATTATTGAACCCATAGATGACCGTCAAATGGTCGTCAAGTGCTCGGCGAGTGGAACTACTCCATCAACACCTCCACGGGGAAAACCCCAAGTAAAGCCCAAGATCAAAAGGAACAAGAGTCTGAAAGAAAAGAGCATCTCAACTAGGGAAACCAGGAGCAAGACGGTGAAGCCAGCTGCAAACACAAGGAGCAAGTCGAAAATTTGA
- the LOC109758607 gene encoding uncharacterized protein encodes MATDADLASLDAPASSAARFHPKVRGKAKAKPKPKTKPKPKSGAEGGVDAMETDRVSAGEGADLEGEDFVVREMDVYFTPRPFGKDTKLYIAQYPQRPCWRPYELGEACKEVRVRPESSEVEVDLEIDTESGNYDQEVSASPRLTEQTLSSSEAAADVAGYAVGVLRGGLLHLNRLDAVLQLRPSMSHLISGPSHTTRQPLQEVETNGLKVPSVKGDERSEGSNKDSIKEPEPWISLTYEPAGSDVASRYYAEMMANEGRPIMDFTMSTQDYAMSLCPGGPTGSKRTNRCEVLREMLSLPLEVRLKKWFTEVSQVNRFDALMHLAPDCSEEDLLKILPVYADLVRGLWVCKSSLLYDDGHASKRDRILLGFTKGESIPVKYVDRLIRDERTRNMILNPLGKRREKLNDYKFIVPADSSFIRRYSHIVKEQENACLEVIGSYPGAAKCSCVRLASASKVSVGIKYVALLADQELWAKLAISIQDLVPCMLLCSDSSLARSGKGYAGSGTTEKDGLFCERIFGPIKSGICACGNSRASGAENEDERFCQKCAGVDAARQLAPARPLRCRPLDVRDDPVALSLRRALLILDRSRSPYVGSSPTGRLPLFRVTPAETAHELPVLTLVPSL; translated from the exons ATGGCGACTGACGCCGACCTCGCCTCTCTCGACGCCCCCGCCTCTTCCGCCGCTCGCTTCCACCCCAAGGTAAGGGGCAAGGCCAAGGCGAAGCCGAAGCCGAAGACAAAGCCCAAGCCCAAGTCCGGAGCGGAGGGTGGCGTGGATGCGATGGAGACGGACAGGGTGAGTGCCGGCGAGGGCGCGGATCTTGAGGGCGAGGACTTCGTGGTGCGGGAGATGGACGTGTATTTCACGCCCAGGCCCTTCGGCAAGGACACCAAGCTCTACATCGCGCAGTACCCACAGAGGCCATGCTGGCGTCCCTACGAGCTCGGTGAAGCGTGCAAGGAGGTTCGCGTGAGGCCAGAGAGCTCAGAGGTTGAAGTGGATCTGGAGATCGATACAGAGAGTGGCAACTACGACCAAGAGGTTTCTGCATCTCCGAGGCTGACAGAGCAGACCTTATCATCATCGGAGGCAGCGGCTGATGTGGCCGGTTATGCCGTCGGGGTTCTTCGAGGCGGCTTGCTTCATCTGAATCGTCTTGATGCGGTTCTGCAGCTGCGACCATCAATGTCGCATCTGATTTCTGGTCCATCACATACCACCAGGCAGCCTTTACAAGAGGTGGAAACAAATGGCCTGAAGGTTCCATCAGTTAAGGGAGATGAGCGCTCAGAGGGTTCCAACAAGGACTCAATTAAAGAACCTGAGCCATGGATTTCGCTCACTTACGAACCAGCCGGGAGTGATGTTGCAAGCAGGTACTATGCTGAGATGATGGCAAATGAGGGCAGGCCCATCATGGATTTCACAatgagcacacaagattatgcaATGTCATTGTGTCCTGGAGGGCCGACAGGCAGCAAGCGTACTAACAGATGCGAGGTGTTACGGGAGATGCTTTCACTGCCACTGGAAGTGCGCCTGAAGAAATGGTTTACTGAGGTGTCACAAGTGAACCGATTTGATGCTCTGATGCATCTTGCTCCAGACTGTTCGGAGGAAGACCTTCTGAAAATTCTTCCAGTGTATGCAGATTTGGTGCGTGGTTTATGGGTCTGCAAAAGCTCTTTGCTGTATGATGATGGGCATGCTTCCAAAAGGGATAGAATTCTGCTCGGATTTACAAAAGGGGAGTCCATACCTGTGAAATATGTAGACAGACTGATCAGAGATGAGCGAACGAGGAACATGATATTGAATCCACTGGGTAAAAGAAGGGAGAAGCTTAATGATTACAAGTTTATAGTACCAGCAGATTCATCCTTCATAAGACGTTATTCCCATATAGTTAAGGAGCAGGAAAATGCTTG CCTAGAAGTTATTGGAAGTTATCCTGGTGCTGCTAAATGCAGTTGTGTTCGGCTCGCTTCTGCATCGAAGGTTTCTGTTGGAATTAAG TATGTTGCGCTACTTGCTGATCAAGAGTTGTGGGCCAAGTTGGCAATCTCGATTCAGGATTTAGTTCCTTGCATGCTGCTGTGTTCTGATTCTAGTTTAGCAAGAAGTGGTAAAGGATATGcag GCAGCGGGACCACTGAAAAAGATGGATTGTTTTGCGAAAGAATCTTTGGACCCATAAAAAGCGGGATTTGCGCTTGTGGCAATTCTCGAGCGAGCGGAGCTGAAAACGAAGACGAAAGATTTTGCCAAAAATGCGCAGGGGTGGACGCAGCGCGCCAACTTGCTCCTGCTCGTCCGCTCCGCTGTAGACCGTTGGACGTCCGGGACGATCCTGTTGCTCTCAGTCTCAGGAGAGCATTATTGATTCTTGACCGTAGCCGTAGCCCGTACGTAGGTAGCTCACCTACCGGCCGGCTACCGTTGTTCCGTGTGACGCCGGCCGAGACCGCCCACGAATTACCTGTGCTTACTTTGGTCCCTAGCTTGTGA